In the Gemmobacter fulvus genome, one interval contains:
- a CDS encoding phosphomannomutase, producing MPLTCFKAYDIRGRLGLDLDEGIAHRIGRGFARALDARLVVVGRDCRASSDALAEAVMAALIAEGAEVLDLGLCGTEEMYHATTHFAADGGIEVTASHNPMDYNGMKMVRAGSAPLDAATGLARIRALAEADDFGPARPGGARRDVAVEARAAYVQTVMSFVSVPALLSLKIVVNAGNGAAGPSFDAIAAALAAQGAPLEIIRLHHTPDGSFPNGIPNPLLPENRPVTAEAVRAAGADLGLAWDGDFDRCFFFDAEGRFIDGEYIVGLLAEVFLAKEPGARIVHDPRVIWNTQDVVARAGGIAVQARTGHAFIKQVMRDEGAVYGGEMSAHHYFRDFCHCDSGMIPFLLVIELMSRKRAALADLVAARQAAFPSSGEINFHPHDPQAAIARVRAAYEPLATSVDETDGLSFAFADWRFNLRSSNTEPVVRLNAESRGDAAALASRVAALQALLTEG from the coding sequence ATGCCGCTGACCTGCTTCAAAGCCTATGACATCCGCGGCCGGCTGGGCCTTGATCTTGACGAGGGCATTGCCCACCGCATCGGCCGGGGCTTTGCCCGGGCGCTGGACGCGCGCCTGGTGGTGGTGGGCCGCGATTGCCGCGCCTCGTCTGACGCGCTGGCCGAAGCGGTGATGGCCGCCCTGATCGCCGAAGGGGCCGAAGTGCTGGACCTCGGGCTTTGCGGCACCGAAGAAATGTATCACGCCACCACGCATTTCGCCGCCGATGGCGGAATCGAGGTCACGGCCTCGCACAATCCGATGGATTACAACGGCATGAAGATGGTGCGCGCCGGATCGGCGCCGCTGGATGCCGCAACCGGCCTGGCCCGCATCCGCGCGCTGGCCGAGGCGGATGATTTTGGCCCGGCCCGCCCCGGCGGTGCCCGCCGCGATGTCGCCGTCGAGGCCCGCGCCGCCTATGTGCAAACGGTGATGTCTTTCGTCTCTGTGCCTGCGCTTTTGTCGCTGAAAATCGTGGTCAATGCCGGCAATGGCGCGGCAGGCCCCAGCTTTGACGCCATCGCTGCGGCGCTCGCCGCCCAGGGCGCGCCGCTGGAGATCATCCGCCTGCATCACACGCCGGATGGCAGCTTCCCCAATGGAATCCCCAACCCGCTTCTGCCCGAAAACCGCCCCGTCACCGCCGAGGCAGTGCGCGCCGCCGGGGCCGATCTTGGCCTCGCCTGGGATGGCGATTTTGATCGCTGTTTCTTTTTCGATGCCGAAGGCCGCTTCATCGACGGCGAATATATCGTCGGCCTGCTGGCAGAGGTGTTTCTGGCCAAGGAGCCGGGCGCGCGCATCGTGCATGACCCGCGTGTGATCTGGAATACTCAGGATGTCGTGGCCCGGGCGGGCGGCATCGCGGTGCAGGCGCGCACCGGCCATGCCTTCATCAAACAGGTGATGCGCGATGAAGGTGCTGTCTATGGCGGCGAGATGTCGGCGCATCACTACTTCCGCGATTTCTGTCACTGTGACAGCGGCATGATCCCCTTCCTGCTGGTAATCGAGTTGATGAGCCGCAAGCGCGCGGCACTGGCCGATCTGGTGGCGGCGCGGCAGGCGGCCTTTCCATCCTCGGGCGAGATCAACTTTCACCCGCACGATCCGCAGGCCGCCATTGCAAGGGTGCGCGCGGCCTATGAGCCGCTGGCCACATCTGTAGATGAGACCGATGGGCTGAGCTTTGCCTTTGCCGATTGGCGGTTCAATCTGCGCAGTTCCAACACCGAACCCGTGGTGCGCCTGAATGCTGAAAGCCGGGGCGATGCCGCCGCACTGGCCAGCCGGGTGGCCGCCCTTCAGGCCCTGTTGACCGAGGGCTGA
- a CDS encoding ParB/RepB/Spo0J family partition protein — translation MAKRKRLSPLGAEPDEVPVLETKAFFPSYPSGYAGGHTRSAPIADMAGAAAATAAMQEMAETLRAAREGGRLVIALPLDQVEAGHLVRDRLAADPEEMTALIESLRLRGQQTPIEVVALDGGRYGLISGWRRLRALSILRDEAGDTAQFATVLALLRKPDQASEAYLAMVEENEIRVGLSFYERARIVAKAVEIGVYASEKDALRDLFRSASRAKRSKIGSFLGIVQALDGVLRFPEAMSERFGLQLAKALEADPQLGPRLRAALAAEPAADAATELARLSGDAAKKAALTAVTETILVEEPLPGLRLSTHASGRLVLEGVKADAALRARLLDWLKTQEW, via the coding sequence ATGGCCAAACGCAAACGTCTTTCCCCCCTTGGTGCCGAGCCGGACGAGGTGCCGGTGCTGGAGACCAAGGCCTTTTTCCCCAGCTATCCCTCCGGCTATGCCGGGGGGCATACCCGGTCGGCACCGATTGCCGATATGGCGGGTGCGGCGGCAGCCACGGCCGCCATGCAGGAAATGGCCGAAACCCTGCGGGCGGCGCGCGAAGGCGGACGGCTGGTGATCGCGCTGCCGCTGGATCAGGTCGAGGCCGGGCATCTGGTGCGCGACCGGCTGGCCGCCGATCCCGAGGAGATGACGGCGCTGATCGAAAGCCTGCGCCTGCGCGGCCAGCAGACGCCGATCGAGGTGGTGGCGCTGGACGGCGGGCGTTATGGCCTGATCTCGGGCTGGCGGCGGCTGCGGGCGCTGAGCATCCTGCGCGACGAGGCCGGGGATACGGCGCAGTTCGCCACGGTCCTGGCGCTGCTGCGCAAACCGGATCAGGCCTCGGAAGCTTATCTGGCGATGGTCGAAGAAAACGAGATCCGGGTCGGGCTGTCGTTCTATGAACGCGCGCGCATCGTGGCCAAGGCGGTAGAAATCGGTGTCTATGCCAGCGAAAAGGACGCGCTGCGCGATCTGTTCCGCAGTGCCTCGCGGGCGAAGCGGTCCAAGATCGGCTCGTTCCTGGGCATCGTGCAGGCACTGGACGGGGTGCTGCGCTTTCCCGAAGCGATGAGCGAGCGGTTCGGCTTGCAGCTTGCCAAGGCGTTGGAGGCCGATCCGCAGCTGGGCCCGCGTCTGCGCGCGGCGCTGGCGGCAGAGCCTGCGGCGGATGCAGCGACCGAGTTGGCGCGGCTGAGCGGGGACGCGGCCAAAAAAGCGGCTCTAACCGCCGTCACAGAGACTATTCTGGTGGAGGAGCCCCTGCCCGGTTTGCGGCTGTCGACCCATGCTTCGGGGCGACTGGTGCTGGAGGGCGTCAAGGCCGATGCGGCGCTGCGCGCCCGGCTGCTGGACTGGCTGAAAACGCAGGAATGGTGA
- a CDS encoding AAA family ATPase, whose translation MKADPLGSLPPYFAIDPDLALAGLGRPTTTEGFGSIAKACEAGRQDLAGRGLDASGSRSLRLFSTWEITRYLIPVAQAHFRRVLKLNPDLPQGLSETEGGAKWFTLDEVLRLRAHFGAEGSKAKPYLPYRPKGLPAKMLAVANFKGGVGKTSTCAHLAMSAALDGYRVLVIDLDSQGSMTSIFGGRVADEWQTVFPLLARHYASHLRIENQRRLDRGDSPIPLDDTLSEALPIKAQDLVQKTHWPNIDLIGAQLNLYWAEFQIPVWRMQGRGWKLWDALTETLAADGILDQYDLIFLDTPPALGYLTINGLAAADILLVPMGASFLEFDSTGRFFDMLHSTFRSIEEGENMAARALGRPELSFEWDAVRAIVTRFDGSQQAELAALMQGWLGQTLSPHRQDFTALIGQAGEQVRGIYEADYRDFNRETYARGRETFDETWAAVKALILGSWRREELAVAQEAAQ comes from the coding sequence ATGAAAGCAGATCCGCTGGGCAGCCTGCCCCCCTATTTCGCCATCGACCCCGATCTCGCACTGGCCGGGCTGGGTCGCCCGACCACCACCGAGGGCTTCGGCAGCATCGCCAAGGCCTGCGAGGCGGGGCGGCAGGATCTGGCCGGGCGTGGCCTCGATGCCAGCGGCAGCCGCAGCCTGCGGCTGTTCTCCACCTGGGAAATCACCCGCTACCTGATCCCGGTGGCCCAGGCCCATTTTCGCCGGGTGCTGAAGCTGAACCCCGATCTGCCGCAGGGGCTTTCGGAAACCGAGGGCGGCGCCAAATGGTTCACCCTCGACGAGGTGCTGCGGCTGCGCGCGCATTTCGGCGCCGAAGGCTCCAAGGCCAAACCCTATCTGCCCTACCGGCCCAAGGGCCTGCCCGCCAAGATGCTCGCGGTGGCGAATTTCAAGGGCGGCGTCGGCAAGACCTCCACCTGCGCGCATCTGGCGATGTCGGCAGCGCTGGATGGCTACCGCGTGCTGGTGATCGACCTCGACAGCCAGGGCTCGATGACCTCGATCTTCGGCGGGCGCGTGGCCGATGAATGGCAAACGGTCTTCCCGCTGCTGGCCCGCCATTACGCCAGCCATCTGCGCATCGAGAACCAGCGTCGTCTGGACCGGGGCGATTCACCGATCCCGCTGGATGACACGCTGAGCGAGGCGCTGCCGATCAAAGCGCAGGATCTGGTGCAGAAAACCCATTGGCCGAATATCGACCTGATCGGGGCGCAGCTGAACCTCTATTGGGCCGAGTTCCAGATTCCGGTCTGGCGCATGCAGGGGCGCGGCTGGAAGTTGTGGGATGCGCTGACCGAGACGCTGGCCGCTGATGGCATCCTCGATCAATATGATCTGATCTTCCTCGATACGCCGCCCGCCCTTGGCTATCTGACCATCAACGGGCTGGCCGCCGCCGATATCCTGCTGGTACCGATGGGCGCCTCGTTTCTGGAGTTCGATTCCACCGGGCGGTTCTTCGACATGCTGCATTCCACCTTCCGCTCGATCGAGGAGGGCGAGAACATGGCTGCGCGGGCGCTGGGGCGGCCGGAGCTGAGTTTCGAATGGGATGCGGTGCGTGCCATCGTCACCCGCTTTGACGGATCGCAGCAGGCCGAACTGGCTGCGCTGATGCAGGGCTGGCTGGGGCAGACCCTGTCGCCACACCGGCAGGATTTCACCGCGCTGATCGGGCAGGCGGGCGAACAGGTGCGCGGCATCTATGAGGCCGATTACCGCGACTTCAACCGCGAGACCTATGCCCGCGGTCGGGAAACCTTCGATGAGACCTGGGCAGCGGTGAAAGCGCTGATCCTGGGAAGCTGGCGGCGCGAAGAGCTGGCTGTGGCACAAGAGGCCGCACAGTGA
- a CDS encoding replication initiator protein A — protein MARRPVEPPAICDLFICDVFAASPKDDLGTMEHPIFSLSTKPDRRILSYEHNGVSIEVTPSVRGRATIHDKDILIFCISQLMAALNAGREIGRTLQLKAHDLLIATQRDTGGDSYLRLREAFERLAGTRITTNLATNGVEVTSGFGLIESWEILRRTRGGRMISVTVTLSDWLFRAVLGRSVLTLSRDYFGLRKPLERRVYELARKHCGRQPEWRVSLAVLHKKSGSTAPVRVFRAAIRKMIEEAQLPDYTLSEEPGDVIRVSRQGLIEDDSASGLLPPFDPDVLDAARALVPGADVYALEAEWRAFWVASGRPRLTAPDRAFLGWLRGRGALGA, from the coding sequence ATGGCGCGTAGGCCGGTTGAACCGCCTGCGATCTGCGATCTGTTCATCTGCGATGTCTTTGCGGCCAGCCCCAAGGATGATCTGGGCACGATGGAACATCCGATCTTTTCGCTGTCCACTAAACCCGACCGCCGCATCCTGAGTTACGAACATAACGGCGTCAGCATCGAGGTCACGCCTTCGGTGCGTGGTCGTGCGACGATCCATGACAAGGACATCCTGATCTTCTGCATCAGCCAGCTGATGGCGGCGCTGAATGCCGGGCGCGAGATCGGCCGCACGCTCCAGCTCAAGGCGCATGACCTGCTGATCGCCACCCAGCGCGATACCGGCGGCGACAGTTACCTGCGGCTGCGCGAGGCGTTCGAGCGGCTGGCGGGCACCCGCATCACCACCAATCTGGCCACCAATGGCGTCGAGGTCACCTCGGGGTTCGGGCTGATCGAAAGCTGGGAGATCCTGCGCCGCACCCGGGGCGGTCGGATGATCTCGGTCACGGTCACGCTGTCGGACTGGTTGTTTCGCGCCGTGCTGGGCCGGTCGGTGCTGACGCTGAGCCGCGATTATTTCGGGCTGCGCAAACCGCTGGAGCGGCGGGTCTATGAGCTGGCGCGCAAACATTGCGGCCGTCAGCCGGAATGGCGGGTCAGCCTTGCGGTGCTGCACAAGAAATCGGGTTCCACCGCGCCGGTGCGGGTGTTCCGCGCCGCGATCCGCAAGATGATCGAGGAGGCGCAGCTGCCCGATTACACGCTGAGCGAAGAGCCGGGCGATGTGATCCGGGTCAGCCGCCAGGGCCTGATCGAGGATGACAGCGCAAGCGGCCTGCTGCCGCCGTTCGACCCCGATGTGCTGGACGCTGCGCGCGCGCTGGTGCCAGGGGCCGATGTCTATGCGCTGGAGGCGGAGTGGCGGGCGTTCTGGGTGGCCTCGGGCCGGCCACGGCTGACCGCACCCGATCGGGCGTTTCTGGGCTGGCTGCGCGGGCGCGGCGCGCTGGGGGCGTAA
- a CDS encoding DUF4376 domain-containing protein: MSAVDLSQLVLPAARAEQARAALRAAVTARRDRAIAAGLVQEGLAIATDDLSQSRILGAALSAVIDPDLVLGWKTADGRMVPLTAPQILALAKAVRAHVQACFDREAAILADLAVGGTPDLAAGWP; the protein is encoded by the coding sequence ATGAGCGCGGTGGATCTGAGCCAGCTTGTGCTGCCCGCCGCCCGCGCCGAACAGGCCCGCGCGGCGCTGCGGGCCGCGGTGACGGCCCGGCGCGACCGGGCAATTGCTGCGGGGCTGGTGCAGGAGGGGCTGGCCATCGCCACGGACGATCTGTCGCAAAGCCGCATTCTGGGCGCCGCCCTGTCGGCGGTGATCGACCCGGATCTGGTGCTGGGCTGGAAGACCGCCGATGGCCGCATGGTGCCGCTGACCGCGCCGCAGATCCTCGCGCTGGCCAAGGCGGTGCGCGCCCATGTGCAGGCCTGTTTTGACCGCGAGGCGGCAATCCTCGCCGATCTGGCGGTAGGCGGCACCCCGGATCTTGCGGCAGGCTGGCCCTGA
- the rfbA gene encoding glucose-1-phosphate thymidylyltransferase RfbA — protein sequence MTARKGIILAGGSGTRLYPITIGISKQLLPIYDKPMIYYPLSVLMLTGIREIAIITTPQDQDQFQRSLGDGSQWGVQLHYIVQPTPDGLAQAYLLAEAFLDGAPSAMVLGDNIFFGHGLPEQLARADAKTSGGTVFGYRVADPERYGVVAFDAEGNVSAIIEKPARPPSPYAVTGLYFLDGSAPERARAVTPSERGELEITSLLEMYLADGLLSVEQMGRGYAWLDTGTHASLLDAGNFVRTLTERQGQQVGSPEEIAFAKGWISADQLRARAAGFAKNAYGSYLLSLLDPARR from the coding sequence ATGACGGCACGCAAGGGCATCATCCTCGCCGGCGGCTCTGGCACGCGGCTTTATCCGATCACCATCGGCATCTCCAAACAGCTGCTGCCGATCTATGACAAGCCGATGATCTATTATCCGCTGTCCGTGCTGATGCTGACCGGCATCCGCGAGATTGCCATCATCACCACGCCGCAGGATCAGGATCAGTTTCAGCGCAGTCTGGGCGATGGCAGCCAATGGGGGGTGCAGCTGCACTATATCGTGCAGCCCACACCCGACGGTCTGGCGCAGGCCTATCTGCTGGCAGAAGCGTTCCTCGATGGGGCGCCCTCGGCCATGGTGTTGGGCGACAATATCTTTTTCGGCCATGGCCTGCCGGAGCAACTGGCGCGGGCGGATGCGAAAACCAGTGGCGGCACCGTGTTCGGGTATCGGGTGGCCGATCCCGAACGCTATGGCGTGGTGGCCTTCGATGCGGAGGGTAATGTCAGCGCCATCATCGAAAAGCCGGCCCGCCCGCCCTCGCCCTATGCGGTGACCGGGCTCTATTTCCTTGATGGCAGCGCGCCGGAACGCGCGCGCGCCGTCACCCCGTCAGAGCGGGGTGAGCTGGAGATCACCTCGCTTCTGGAGATGTATCTGGCCGACGGGCTGCTGTCGGTCGAGCAGATGGGCCGGGGCTATGCCTGGCTGGATACCGGCACCCATGCCAGCCTGCTGGATGCCGGAAACTTCGTGCGCACCCTGACCGAGCGGCAGGGGCAGCAGGTGGGCAGCCCGGAAGAGATCGCCTTTGCCAAGGGCTGGATCAGTGCCGATCAGCTGCGGGCGCGGGCGGCAGGTTTTGCCAAGAATGCCTATGGCAGCTATCTGCTGTCGCTGCTCGATCCCGCACGGCGCTGA